The Schizosaccharomyces pombe strain 972h- genome assembly, chromosome: I genome contains a region encoding:
- the wrs1 gene encoding tryptophan-tRNA ligase Wrs1: MSVEEQIVTPWDVKGSIVDGEEKGIDYERLIVQFGTRKITPEQLERFEKLTGKKPHLLLRRGAFFSHRDFDMILDRYEQKKPFYLYTGRGPSSDSMHLGHMIPFMFCKWLQDVFQVPLVIQLTDDEKFLFKQGVSLEDCQRFARENAKDIIAVGFDPKKTFIFMNSTYVGGAFYQNVVRIAKCITANQSKACFGFTDSDSIGKIHFASIQAAPSFSSSFPHIFNGAKDIPCLIPCAIDQDPYFRLTRDVSGRLKFKKPALLHSRFFPALQGPQSKMSASKDSSAIFMTDTPNKIKNKINRHAFSGGGATIEIHREKGGNPDVDVAYQYLSFFLDDDEKLKQLYNTYKAGTLSTGEMKGECIKLLQQFVSDFQAARSKVDEATLDMFMDGSRKLEW, translated from the coding sequence ATGTCTGTTGAGGAACAAATTGTGACGCCCTGGGATGTAAAAGGCTCTATAGTCGATGGTGAAGAGAAAGGAATCGATTATGAGCGCTTAATCGTTCAATTTGGCACTAGGAAAATTACTCCTGAACAACTTGAGCGCTTCGAAAAGCTAACTGGAAAGAAGCCTCATTTATTACTTCGTAGAGGTGCTTTCTTCTCCCATCGTGATTTTGATATGATTTTGGACCGCTATGAGCAGAAGAAACCTTTCTATTTGTATACAGGTAGAGGACCAAGTAGTGACAGCATGCATTTAGGCCATATGATTCCTTTTATGTTTTGCAAGTGGCTTCAGGATGTTTTTCAAGTGCCATTGGTCATCCAGTTAACGGACGATGAGAAGTTCTTGTTTAAGCAAGGTGTTTCCTTAGAGGATTGCCAACGATTTGCTCGTGAGAATGCTAAGGATATTATTGCTGTTGGGTTTGATCCAAAAAagacttttattttcatgaACAGTACCTATGTTGGAGGTGCGTTTTATCAAAATGTCGTTCGTATTGCGAAATGCATTACTGCAAACCAATCCAAGGCTTGTTTCGGCTTCACCGATAGTGACTCTATTggaaaaatacattttgCGTCAATTCAAGCCGCTCCTAGCTTCAGCAGCTCCTTTCCTCATATCTTTAATGGCGCCAAAGATATCCCGTGTTTGATTCCTTGTGCAATCGACCAGGATCCCTACTTCCGCTTGACGCGTGATGTTTCTGGTAGGTTGAAATTTAAGAAGCCTGCACTTTTGCATAGTCGCTTTTTCCCAGCTCTCCAAGGACCACAATCAAAAATGAGTGCCAGTAAAGATTCTTCTGCGATTTTCATGACTGATACtccaaacaaaattaaaaataagatCAACAGGCATGCTTTCTCTGGAGGTGGCGCTACAATCGAAATCCACCGTGAAAAAGGAGGTAACCCAGACGTTGATGTTGCATATCaatatctttcttttttcctaGATGACGACGAGAAGTTGAAACAATTGTACAATACCTATAAGGCTGGTACTCTTTCAACCGGAGAAATGAAAGGAGAGTGTATTAAGCTTTTACAGC
- the rrp4 gene encoding exosome subunit Rrp4, with product MVTILKPEEFYVSSEADIVNDVSMTEMEDEIMEDEQMGLVDGEDVLEEFDKSIHQNLVTPGQLVTDDPQFMRGHGTYFEDGGIYASVAGSVQRVNKLISVKPLRSKYVPEIGDLIIGKIAEVQPKRWKVDIGAKQNAVLMLSSINLPGGIQRRKLETDELQMRSFFQEGDLLVAEVQQYFSDGSVSIHTRSLKYGKLRNGVFLKVPPALVVRSKSHAYALAGGVDIILSVNGYVWVSKHNENQHSSVSITRLEEEASESIYSNENDEIDGYTRLNISRVSICIKGLASRSLPLTQASITNFYESSLVFSNLQDLTVPKNMDQIAMEAMQ from the coding sequence ATGgttacaattttaaaacctGAAGAATTCTATGTTTCTAGTGAAGCTGACATCGTAAACGATGTTTCCATGACTGAAATGGAGGATGAAATAATGGAGGATGAACAGATGGGTCTTGTAGACGGAGAAGACGTTTTAGAGGAATTTGATAAATCGATACATCAAAATTTAGTTACACCCGGACAACTAGTGACTGATGATCCTCAATTTATGCGCGGTCATGGAACGTATTTCGAGGATGGAGGAATATATGCATCTGTTGCGGGATCTGTACAAAGGGTCAATAAATTGATATCCGTGAAACCTCTTCGTTCTAAGTACGTTCCCGAAATTGGTGATTTAATCATTGGGAAAATTGCTGAAGTCCAACCAAAACGCTGGAAAGTGGATATTGGTGCCAAACAGAATGCTGTGCTTATGCTCTCTTCTATTAATCTTCCTGGTGGCATTCAAAGACGAAAACTAGAGACTGATGAGCTTCAGATGCGTAGCTTTTTCCAAGAAGGCGATCTCTTAGTTGCGGAAGTTCAACAGTACTTTTCCGATGGTTCTGTATCAATTCATACACgttctttaaaatatgGAAAACTCAGAAATGGTGTTTTTCTTAAGGTTCCTCCTGCGTTGGTCGTTCGATCAAAATCACATGCTTATGCTCTAGCAGGTGGAGTCGACATTATTCTTAGTGTAAATGGATATGTATGGGTTTCTAAACATAATGAAAATCAACATTCGTCAGTGAGTATTACCAGATTGGAGGAGGAAGCCTCAGAATCCATATATTCTAACGAAAACGATGAGATTGATGGGTATACCAGATTAAATATATCTCGTGTATCCATTTGCATTAAAGGGTTGGCTAGTCGCTCTCTCCCTCTGACTCAAGCCTCAATCACCAATTTTTATGAATCATCTCTTGTTTTCTCAAACCTTCAAGATTTGACTGTTCCTAAAAATATGGATCAGATAGCAATGGAAGCAATGCAGTGA